A stretch of DNA from Sandaracinaceae bacterium:
GAGGGGGCGCGCTTCGCCATCGTCGCCTGCCGCTTCAACCACTTGGTGGTGGACCGGCTGGTTGAGGGCGCGCTCGACGCCCTGCGGCGCTCGGGCGGTGTGGCCGAGTCGGACGTGGTCCTCGCGTGGGTGCCCGGGGCCTTCGAGCTTCCGCTCGCCGTGAAGCGGTTGGCGCAGTCCGGACAGTTCGCGGGCGTCATCGCGCTCGGCGCGGTCATCCGCGGGTCGACGCCCCACTTCGACTTCGTGGCTGGCCAAGCGGCATCGGGCGCGAGCGCGGCCATGCTCGCCACGGGCGTCCCCGTGGCCTTCGGGGTGATCACCACGGACGACATCGAACAGGCCCTCGAGCGCTCTGGCACCAAGGCCGGCAACAAGGGCTTCGAGGCGGCGCTCACCGCGCTCGAGATGGCGAGCCTGAGCGCCGCGTTGGGCCGCGACGGGCTCTAGGTCGAGTCGCGGTAGCCAGAGAGGACCCATGGGACAGCGACGAGACGGACGACAGGCGGCCCTCCAGGTGCTCTACCAGATGGACACGGTCGGCGTGTCTGCGGAAGCGGCGCTCAACCTCTACTGGGGGTCGCTGGCGAACGCCGACGAGACGCCAGACGGCCTGGCGAGCGCCGACGACGAGCTCCCAGAGCCGCTCGACGGCGACGCGCGGGCGTTCGTCGACAGGTTGGTGCGGGGCTTCGGCGACCGGCGCGAGGAGATCGACGCGACCATCCGGGCCGTGAGCCATCACTGGCGCATCGAGCGCATGACGCGTGTCGATCGCAACATCCTCCGTCTGTCGACCTGTGAGCTCATGCTCATGCCCGACGTGCCGCGGCGCGTGACCCTGAACGAAGCCATCGAGCTGGCCAAGCGCTTCGGGAGCGAAGGTAGCGCGGGCTTCGTGAACGGGGTGCTCGACCGCATCGCGTCCGAACTCCAGAAGGAGTGACCGGATGGACATCTCCTTCGTGCCCCCCGACCTGCGCCGCCTCGACAAGATCCGGCACGAGGCGCTCTCGGCTGTCCTGTTCGATGGAGAGTGGCCGCTGCGTGGGGCGCTGGGGCTGCTGGACTGGCGGCTCGGGGGGCGTGTCTCGCGCCTGATCCAGCGGGGCACCGTGGGCGGCTTGCGCGGGGAGTCGCTGTTGATTCCGGGTGAATCGAAGGTCGCTTTCGACAAGCTGTTCCTGCGCGGCGGCGGCGCTGCGGGCGCGTTCGACGGGGACGCGTTCGACGTGATCCTGGGGGAGATGCTGCACACGCTCACCCGCGCTGGCGTACGCAGCTCGGCGCTCGTGCTGCCCGGGCGCGCGCTCGGGCTCGTCACGCCGGCGGACGCCATGGAGCGTTTCCTCGCCGTGGTGAAGACCCATCCCGAGCACGACGAGATCTCGCTGGTGGAGGCTCCGGACGCGCAGCGCGAGATGGAGCCCGTGCTCCTCCGCGCGCGACGCGCGGCGAGCGTCTACGAAGACTGACTGGCGGCGCGGCTCAGCGACCGTCCGCCGAGGGGAGCCACCATCGGTCGAGGGGTGAGGCGTCGTCGTCATCCGGCGTGCGCCACCAGGTGTCGTCCCCCTCGGCTCCTGACCGAGCCTCCCCTCCGCTGTCCCACCAGGGCAGCCCAGGTTGGACGCTGGCATCCCGTTGCGCGCGGGACGCCGCCCGCTGCCACCAGAGCCACCCGGCGGGCAAGGGGGGCTCTCGCTCGGGCGCGACGTGCAGGGTGAACCCCACCTGTTGGCGCCGTACGCGGATCCGAGGCCAGCGCAGCGTCACGAGCACGTCCGCGAGGCAGCGCTCGAGGGCGCCTCCAGGGAGCACCGACACGAGGCCCACGTGCTCCTCGCGCTCCAGCACCATGCGCACGCGCACGGTGCGCAGCGTGGGGTCGGCGGCCTGCGCCGCGTTCAGGCAGGGGGTGAGCTGCGCCAGCTGCGCCAGCGCGTAGGCCTGCACGTCCGCCGCGCTTGCCGTGCGCGCGGCGGGAGCCTCGCCCGTCGTCGTTTGGTCGGGCCGCGGCGCGGGACGGGTGTCCTGCGCGGGGGCGTCGTGGGTCGCCAGTTCCGTTGCGCGATGAGCGCGGGCATCCAGGAGCGCGGCGCGCAGCTCGGGGTGCGCACCTGCCGACGTCACGTA
This window harbors:
- a CDS encoding 6,7-dimethyl-8-ribityllumazine synthase, whose protein sequence is MTVKTYEGDLRAPEGARFAIVACRFNHLVVDRLVEGALDALRRSGGVAESDVVLAWVPGAFELPLAVKRLAQSGQFAGVIALGAVIRGSTPHFDFVAGQAASGASAAMLATGVPVAFGVITTDDIEQALERSGTKAGNKGFEAALTALEMASLSAALGRDGL
- the nusB gene encoding transcription antitermination factor NusB; the protein is MGQRRDGRQAALQVLYQMDTVGVSAEAALNLYWGSLANADETPDGLASADDELPEPLDGDARAFVDRLVRGFGDRREEIDATIRAVSHHWRIERMTRVDRNILRLSTCELMLMPDVPRRVTLNEAIELAKRFGSEGSAGFVNGVLDRIASELQKE